From Gadus macrocephalus chromosome 16, ASM3116895v1:
CATTAACCAGTGACCTTTCTTCTTTCCTGAAAATAATGGGCGGATTTGTTGAACCAATtactactttgtgtgtgtgtgtgtgtgtgtgtgtgtgtgtgtgtgtgtgtgtgtgtgtgtgtgtgtgtgtgtgtgtgtgtgtgtgtgtgtgtgtgtgtgtgtgtgtatgtttgctctatgtgcatgtgcgtgtgtgcgtgtatgcctgtgtgcatgtgtgtgtgtgtgtgtatacttgtgtgtatgtgtgcgtgtgtgtatctatatctGTGTGCcggtgtgcatttgcgtgtatgtgggcacgtgtgtgtatatgcgtgcgcgcgtgtgtatgaatgtttgctcgcttgtgtgtgtcatgtttttctgcatGTGTGCTTGCGCAAATGTGTAcgcgtctgtgtatgtgtacatgtgtgtgtgtgtgtgtgtgtgtgtgtgtgtgtgtgtgtgtgtgtgcgtgtgtgcgtgtgtgcgtgcgtgtgtgtatgtgtctttgtgtgctcCTCAAGGTATGCCGGGCATATGAGCAGTTCATGATTGACCTGGTGAAGCTAATCCGTAGCGACCGCGGCCTGGCCGTCAACGAGAGCAGCATCAAGGAGGAGGTTGCCAGGGCCATCGAGCTGGAGAAGGACATCGCTAACGTGAGAACACTGTGCCTCCACCATAATtactttccccccctcccccaccaacgTCTCACTGTTGACCCATCCAAGGCGCAAAATGTGAAATAGAAGTCGTTTATCGAGCTCTTACAACCGGGGGGAACTTTGCTTCCCAACCGGGATTGCTTTCCTCAGAAACACCGGTTGTACGAGTTTATCACCCTCGTACAACAGGGGACGCTTTGACTGCCTTTGGCCGATCCCTCCGTTAGCTCTCGTCTGACCCGTTCAGAAGAAAAGTTGCATTGAAACACACGGCGAAGAATACTGCCAACTACAAGGCGCTAGtctgcccctcccccacaccacGCTGATGTGCTGGTTGTAACCAATAAGAGGCTCAGATCCTTAGACGCAAACTATCCCAAACTTTGCATGTTGATTCGGACCAGACACCAAAAGCTTCCAACACAGCTGAACACAACGAGCAAATTTTGTTCCCGAACTCGTCCGAGTCTCCCCAAACGTTTCAGATGGCCAACGTGAGTTCAGGGGATTCCTGGTGAGCGGCTCGctgaacacacaagctgctCACCAGAAATACCCTGGAATGCGTTGATGCCTGACCGTCCGCGGTTGTCCACACTTCCCTGTGTGCCGGTAGTCCGGTTGGTCCCAGTCCCTCGCTGCTTCCTTACCTCTGCCCGGCGGTGGGCTCTAACAAGGCAGCCCCGGCGTTCTGACAGTATCGGCGGCTCAGCTCTCCAGCTGCCTCCCAGCTCGTTTGTTAGTGTTGGCGCTGCAGCCGGCCCACGCGCCACGCTGGTATTCCCAACCAGGAACGCCGGGAGAGGGGGCAATGTTGTTACGACACTGTTTGCTTTCTAGTTCATATTTGATCCGTGACTAACTCTTTATTTACTGTATATATTTTATCTCCCCCTATTTCTCCacatccatcctctctctctctctctctctctctctctctctctctctctctctctctctctctctctctctctctctctctctctctctctctcggtgtgtAACCTAGGCGACTGACACACTGGAGGAGCGCAACAACCCGGTGCTGCTGTATAATAAGATGAAACTCAGTGATCTCAACACAAACTTCACCCTGGAGGTCGAGTCACAGGTGGGAACAGCTCCCAATCTGTCACAGTTCATTTTTCTATTTCCTCCAGATCATCTGCGACCCTTAGCCTAatgttcctctctccctccgctcTGCATGACCCTGGGGGGCTCATCCGAACAGGTGTTTGACTGGAGCTACTTCACCGCCAAAATCATGGAAACAGTCAACATTTCTGTTCCCGAGTCTGAGAACATTGTCAACTACGCTCCAAACTATTTCAGACGGCTCCAACCTGTCCTGGCTTTATACTCtaagaggtctgtgtgtgtgtgtgtgtgtgtgtgtgtgtgtgtgtgtgtgtgtgtgtgtgtgtgtgtgtgtgtgtgtgtgtgtgtgtgtgtgtgtgtgtgtgtgtgtgtgtgcgcgtgtgtgtgtgtgtgtgtgtgtgtgtgtgtgtgtgcgtgtgcacgtgtgcacgtgagtgtgtgtgtgtttctctatgagtgtgtgtgtgtgtgtgtgtgtttgtgtgtgtgtgtgtgtgtgtccttatgtgtgtgtgtttctctatgtgcgtgcatgtattcaacacagtctcactgcGTCTAATGAAGACGCACAAGGACCCCCTTTGCGTCAACGCCAAAAGCCACTGAAAAGCTTTGATTTTTGACGAACTCGGAGTGAGActccattggtgtgtgtgtatgtgtgtgcgtttgtgtgtgtgtttctctatttgtgcgtgtgtgtgcgtgtgtgtgtatgtctttgtgtgtgtgtgtgtgtgtgtgtttctctgtggatgtatgtgtgtgggggggggggggggctggatcaAAATGTACATAATAATTGAATTTCTTTGAATGAATGTATTTTCTGCTTGGCCCCGCAGAGACCTCCAGAACTACATGGTGTGGCGCTTCGTCATGAACATGGTGGTGGACCTGAGCGCCGCTTACAGAGACACCAAGAAAGCCTTCCGCAAAGTACGTCAGCAGCAACATTACCATATACCACCCAACCGTGAGGCCGATCCAATCTGCACCGTTCATCATATCCCTCTTCCCATACACGCCGTATCCTATTTAGCAGTTAATTGGCCGACGCCTTGATGTAAACCCATACTGTGAGCAGGTCGGAGATAGACatgttgctcaaggatgcctgtcAGGAGTCAACCCCCCAACCACGACGCTCTCCTGCCCACGTCACTGTGACATTGACAATCCCTCTTCTCTCGTAACATTCTGGTTTGAGGCTCATTTGCTTTCAGTGGCTCATGCCGTGTATGATTACCAGCCGGCCAACGTGCCCATCAACGTGACATAGCAATCAGAGGGAAGGCTGACTTCATTTGTTTTCCCCTCGTCCTCCCGCAGGCTCTGTCAGGAACGACGTCGGAGTCGTCGGTGTGGCGACAGTGTGCGCTCtacgtcaacaacaacatggaCAGCGCCGTCGGCAGGCTGTATGTGGAGGAAGCCTTCAGCCCGGAGAGCAAACACCTGGTCAGTATAAACACCCTGCCGCTGCTCTGCTGGATTGCCATTGGTCAATCTTTATGAATCTGGGGATTCTCATGCAATGTTTTTTCCAGTTCAATGGAATGAAAAGTCGATACAGATAAACGTACCCTCCTTGCGCTGGAGAACCTGAGTGCCGAGTCTTTAAATCTTAAggcataaagtgagatttttgtCAGGGGTAACTCATGGAAAGCACATCTGACACCCAAATTCCTCCTTCAACCCACAGTCATTATcacatgcctcttcctttcaaCTCAGCCGAAATTGAGGCTTATTGTCAGAGATAAGTATCACTAGTGTAAGTGGAATAAGACTCCAAAAACATTCCACAACTACTGTACGTTCGCTGGTGTTACAGCAACGGATATTGCAGttggcttcttcttcttctgaggAAACTATAAAGATAAGCTACTTGACCATAACGCGATTCTTATCCCGAATCCTACCACGAATGCTTACGCAAACCCTATCCTTAAGTCAGAAACTAGCCAACTCCAACATTGATGCTACGACGCTAGCATGCGTAAACTAAACTACATCATGCCTTGACATAAGTTATGTGTGTGATAAAACTGGTCATTATTTCGGCTCTGGGGACAAAAAAGGGTAAAAATAGGAATAGTTGTAATGAATGTTGTACTTAGTGTGGAAAGGACCACTCCaagtgtgtgattctgtgtctatctgtgtgtgtgtgtgtttgtgtgggggtatgtgtgtatgtgtacatgcaaGAAGATTGCATGTGcccgcacacagacatactATATTTATGCTATCTCTAACACCTGTCTTCATGGAAGAGTCCCACAGGCCTCACATACCATGCATACTCACACGAGTTCCTCACATCAAACTCCACACCgaggtttgtgtgcgtgtgtttgtgtatctgggtgtgtgttggtaggatgggagtgatggggGCTTCAATTTACAGCGAACTTAGGAGCTCAAAAAGCAAAGCATGCAAACACAGAGACGTACGTGGACAGCATCTATGTCAGAATATTAAGGTTATATTAAGGACTGCTCTGAGGTAGCCGGTGGGAAAACAGTTCTGGTATCATTCTCATTGAGAGACTGTGCCTGTCTCTGCAGAAAAAgggttttgttttgtgtatCTGTCGGCAATATACCATATATGTGTCGCGGCGGCTTAGCGTTTCAACCAAAGATGTGATAGCATTCTGAGTATGAAAGCCAGCTATGTGTCAAAACACAACAGGCAGTGTGTCACTTTTACACAAACTGGTCAAATCCCAAAGGGAGTAAAACTAGAGTTCCTCCGATCTGCAGTCCCCTGTGGATTATAACGAGGCTGTCATAATGGCGGGCTATGTAGGAACAAGTATGACGTTTCAATGCAGCCGATGATTTAAAGGAGACCGTTATTATATGGTGCCTTGCACCGACTACTGCAAAGTGCTGGGTGGTGAGGAAGTTCGATCATAAGGGATTATGGTTATGACTTTGCACAAGATGTACTTGTTGTTGATTGGGACATCTGTGTTGGACCGAGCGCAGATGAGGGAAGCAGATACCATTTACAACAGCAGGgatacacgcgcgcacacacacacacacacacacacacacacacacacacacacacgcacacacacacacacgcacacacgcacacacacacacacacacacacacacacacacgcgcacacacacacacacacacacacacacacacacacagacatgtacacgtcacacacgcacacaagagcgagcgcgcacgcacacacccccacacacacacacaggacacaaacaaagacatactagctcacacacacagaaacacacacacacacacacacacacacacacacacacacacacacacacacaaacactagcacagacacacagacacacacacacaagtgcatgcAGAGTTTACTCTCGAGGGACCTCCCGTCAGGTCCATATTAGTGTGAGGCTGACCACAGTGTTCTGCCAGCCATGGGCTGTGGAGGGTTTGCTAATGTATTGTGGCGTTGGAATGCACCCCTTGCTTCACTGTTGGATGCTGAACAAAAATGTGTGGTTACAGTCCGATGGCAGGTCAGCTCCGTCCGTCCATGGCTTGGTTTGGAATAAGGGTTGGACCTCAATGTGTTGTGTGCTTAGCAGCACAAGTATGTGGTCATGGAAAAAACGGCCAAAACATTGTGCTGAGAGGAAAACAGCCAGACTTAGGACGGTGTGACATCGGGTCAGGAGCACCTTTTGGATAAGATCAAATCATCTTGGAggatgttattatttatttgatcttGTTTGGTCTTCATCTGCACTATCAAAACCACGTTGAATgctattacaataataataataattgacacCTGTTTTTCCTTTAGGAATTAATTAAGtgcctctatctatctatcaatcaagttatctgtctttctatcaatctatatatctatcaatctgtctatctattttactctttatccatccatccatccatccatccatccatccatccatccatccatccatccatccatccatccatccatccatccatccatccatccatccatccatccatccatctatctagtatctatctatctacattatgtatccatctatctatctatctagtatCTATTCATCTctatatctatttatctatgtatctatctatcttgtatctatttatctttctatctatctgtctatctggtATGTATATGTCTATCCATGTCTCTTAAAGTTGGTTGGACATGTTGTTCAATAAAGTGAGGACATAAATCCATACAGTGCAGCACGCTTAGGGTATACCTATAcacctacctcctcagagatcCTCTTAATTAACTgtgtgggctgtgtgtttgcgtccatGTGGGAGTATCAAGGCTCAGCACTGTGGCCTCGCTGTGTTTTGTGCTGCAGATGGAAGAAATGATCATTGACATCAGGAACGTGTTCCTCTCCAACCTGGACGAGCTAACCTGGATGGACGCAGAGACCAAGACGGCCGCCAAGGAGAAGGTGGTTAAACAATAGCCTCTTGTTCATATATGCTCTGTCCTATTCTATTTTAAGGGTTATTGCTCAACTCTAAACCCTAGGCTCTATTTATCATGAAGTATGCTCATATTATTTGTTCATATCTATTATGATTTACTTTGTTGTAAGACGTAACCAATCCTCATTATAATGTACGTTATTATCTACCGATCTTTTATAATCCTTTGTGATCTATTATGTGATACTGTAATGTTTTACAATCTGAGTTCTGTCCAATGGGAAATCATGTAAAAATGCATGGGGTCGaattttttccccttttccgCCCACCCACCAGGCCAGGGCTATTCGCGAGCGGATTGGCTATTCTGACAACATCATGACCGACCAGCACCTCGACAACGAGTACAAAGATGTGAGTGACTTAAAATAGGTGAACATTACAAGATCTCTTTCGTCAGCGATGCCTTTGAGTAAAATAAACCACACGATATAATTCAGCTTTGGCAGAGTCAATTATTCAGTTATCAGACGGATTACTGTGTCAGAGGGGTTAGGTGAGCGGACATGAAAGAGTGAGTCTGTGTGAACCTCTTGGCCTTTGGTGTTGTGGAGAGCAGAATGACCTGGTGTGCGGAGATATCGGCGTGCTGATctcccctgttgtgttgtgctgtcgATTGGTGTTGCTTTCAGCTCCACTACAGCGCAGAGGAACACTTTGAAAACATCCTAAAGAACCAGCAGCATTTTCAGAAGAAACGCCTGCGAAAACTCAGAGTCAAAGTCAACAAGGAAGAGTAAGGCTTCTCTCCGGGCGGTCATTTGCAAAAACACAACATTAACACACGAATGGTCGCCAAGGATCCAATGTTATTGACCCGAagatttctctctctttcttttgcaCAATAAGTGGGAGAATGGAATCAGTATTTGGCACAGTGGATTTCAcattctcccacacacacacccactagcCATATACTGTACACTTCAACCTTGCACTTGTAAAGCAGGGAGGGTATGCTAATATTATACAGTGGTTCCTACTTACTGCGGGCTATTAATAAAATCGTTCATTATGCTTAACATGTCATACActgccttctcctctctctttgtaGATGGGTGTCTGGGGCGGCCGTTGTCAATGCGTTTTACTCATCCAGCAAAAACCAAATAGGTACATCTCCGCACGAACAAACCGTTGCAAACCAGAGTGTATGGACGGATATTGCATCAGATTTCTTTCAAACAGAAGTGCTGTGAAATGTGACCGAGCCTGACCTTTGCTTGTCCTCTTAAGTGTTCCCAGCCGGCATTCTGCAGCCGCCCATCTTTAGCAAGGGCCAGTCCAAATCTCTCAATTACGGAGCCATCGGCATGGTGATCGGTCATGAGATCACCCACGGCTTTGACGACAATGGTACAGAATACACTTCCCTTCCCTTGACCTTCCCCCAGGCTATTTCTGCACTGCTCTGTTCAAAGAGTGTTAACTGAAAGGCTATTTCTTTCCAGCTAATGGCTGCAGTACAAACGTTGCTCGTGATTCTTTGCTTCGGTAACGTGAAAAAGTATCCATATCATTTGAATCTGCATCCCTCTCTGTATTTCAGCCAGAGCAGATTCCATTAACAATTTTCATACGCAATATGGGATGGAATTTGAGCGCAACCAAAACAATCTTATCCGCGTCCATTCCAATCATCTTTGTTTTCATAAGGATGTGGTACACTTTGCATTCCAGTTTAAGAAACCAAAATAATTGAGGACATTGTTTGTATTTCTCACACGTGCGCTCTTTAACCAGCCCGTGTCCTCGTCTGACCGCTGCATTAGGCCGTAACTTCGACAAGGACGGGGACCTGAAGGACTGGTGGACACCCGGCTCCACCCGCAAGTTCCTGGACCTCTCAAAGTGCATGGTGGAGCAGTATGGCAACTTCTCCTGGGACCTGGCCAATGGACTCCATGTAGGTCACTCAAAGGtcacatattataccaccaggtgcgggtgcgattagccattacaagccgttttgaatcACACCTGGGCCTGTCAACCTAGGTGTATGATGGATACTGGGTAATAatgtccactgggtaggctggtaggctgacCTATCCAGCATACGTCAAGGCTGACACgtcaacttgtgatgtcactaaaacacaggaagaggCGGATTTTCAAAACCTTTAAGAAGAGTACTTAgtattgtgtagcgtcttatcctagctatctttgttgtatatgggGAATGTGTTATATATTGTTagcgcttggcacttggttcaatgaaaatccttactgtaatgacagcgatatattctaatttctctttcttctgacaaatgtacttattgtatctTTCTGTATCTTCTCGCTTCGGCTAAATGCCccaaatataaaatgtaaatgtagttccTATTGGATGTGGGGCCGGTTAATTTAGACGCGCACTTGAATTCTTGGGGACCGTCAAAGAAAGTTCACACATTAAATGTGTGTCAAAGGTACAGCTGTGTAACAATCTATCGAATAAGTTGGTAGCCGAGCACTCAGCGAGAGGATTCAGCCTTTGCAGCCAAGCTTATCTTCCTTCAGTTTACTCTTAATGTTTTTGCTATTATGAACCCCCGTTCTCTCCATTACCATTCAAAagctttttctatttttaccttGTCTATCCTTTCACTTGTCTCCATTTTTTTCAGGACTCTTCCATTTTGTAGCTCACCTCGGCTCCTAAAGCTTTACACTGACacattttcatattttatgATAACATATTGCAGCTAGAAAACCAAACTTGAAcacgtctttctttctttcgttccaAAAGATAAATGGAAACAACACCCTCGGAGAGAATATTGCTGACAACGGTGGCATACAGCAAGCATATAAGGTAACAAACAACGATAACAAATGATCACATTACCTACTATTGTAATAAAAAATATCTAACTTTCATTTCCCTGTAATATCAGGTGATTATTCGATGATTTTTCTGCAATTCTGAGGATAATTCCCTTTGTTGTTTCGTTGCGAAGGCCTACCAGAACTATGTGGTCAGACACGGAGAGGAGCCGTCGCTACCTGGCATAGACCTTTCCAACGACCAACTCTTCTTTCTCAATTTCGCTCAGGTAATGAATGTATCAAAGAACACGAAAGTCAGGTTCAGTTAGTAAGATTATACTGTAACCGTTTATATAACGtgtttataatatgtatattttttacttttatctCCTTCAGGTTTGGTGTGGAACCCACCGACCCGAGCAGGCTGTGAATTCACTCAAAGTGAACGTTCACAGTCCAGGCAAGTTCAGGTATGTACCCGCTAACCATTAAAACAGGGGGTTGGGTATCCAGACATATTTCGCACAGGACCTAACCAGTTCATCCTTGTGTATGCCACAGGGTGCTTGGTTCCCTCCAGAACTGCCCAGAGTTTGCCAAAGCCTTTAGCTGCAGGAAGAAAAGCTACATGGTTCCGGACAAAATCTGCCATGTCTGGTGATGTCTGGCTGTGCCTCTTGGGGAAAGCAGAGATGCTGCTggcgggagaggagagaggccagctgcacctcctgcatctccctcctccccctgactgTTAGAGCACTCACAGTGGGCTAGAGATGGAGACTCTTTCCCCCCTCAGATCTCTGCTGGATGGACCTGCACAGCCCGCCAGCGTCACAGTGGCGCATGGGGGAGAGCGACCGCGGACTGTGCCCCTGGGGACAGCAGAGCGCTgattctctgactctctgactcaTCGAATGGGCTTCACTCCGTCAGCCTCGTTATACAGTGCTTCTCTCCTCTCAGCGGGGTTTAATCATTCTGTCACAGGTTTGCCAATAGCACAACTCTATCtctatttgtattcttttttgtgattgtgtcatttCTATTCATAACTCAGTGTGAAgggcttattttttttaaagcatatTCATCGATATACGTCCAACCTTTGTTCAGGTAGGAATAAatcgaaaacacacacactttcttgcGCGGATGCGTCTGACAAAGGGTCTGACGTTAACGTTTTTGATTTTGTCTTTGAATTATAATTGTGTGGAAATTGTCAAATCTATCTGCCATGGGCTGGTGGC
This genomic window contains:
- the LOC132474254 gene encoding neprilysin-like isoform X2, with translation MTENAHHPKSAKKPRWTSLEIGLVTIVTLLFIIVVSLVVLFATQKADKICTTADCTQSASRLIENMDASVDPCEDFYQYSCGGWLKKNIIPETSSRYSTFDILRDDLEVVLKGVLERTVEGEAMALTKAKTLYKSCTNETLIEQRGGDPLLAMLPELFEWPMAVDNWETHYGTDWRLEDAIAQLNVKHATQVVLNFFVGPDDRDSNAHIIHFDQQSSLGLLSRDYYACTGPYTEVCRAYEQFMIDLVKLIRSDRGLAVNESSIKEEVARAIELEKDIANATDTLEERNNPVLLYNKMKLSDLNTNFTLEVESQVFDWSYFTAKIMETVNISVPESENIVNYAPNYFRRLQPVLALYSKRDLQNYMVWRFVMNMVVDLSAAYRDTKKAFRKALSGTTSESSVWRQCALYVNNNMDSAVGRLYVEEAFSPESKHLMEEMIIDIRNVFLSNLDELTWMDAETKTAAKEKARAIRERIGYSDNIMTDQHLDNEYKDLHYSAEEHFENILKNQQHFQKKRLRKLRVKVNKEEWVSGAAVVNAFYSSSKNQIVFPAGILQPPIFSKGQSKSLNYGAIGMVIGHEITHGFDDNGRNFDKDGDLKDWWTPGSTRKFLDLSKCMVEQYGNFSWDLANGLHINGNNTLGENIADNGGIQQAYKAYQNYVVRHGEEPSLPGIDLSNDQLFFLNFAQVWCGTHRPEQAVNSLKVNVHSPGKFRVLGSLQNCPEFAKAFSCRKKSYMVPDKICHVW
- the LOC132474254 gene encoding neprilysin-like isoform X1 translates to MPVYIIERKTPGELTQPASDGGDLKMTENAHHPKSAKKPRWTSLEIGLVTIVTLLFIIVVSLVVLFATQKADKICTTADCTQSASRLIENMDASVDPCEDFYQYSCGGWLKKNIIPETSSRYSTFDILRDDLEVVLKGVLERTVEGEAMALTKAKTLYKSCTNETLIEQRGGDPLLAMLPELFEWPMAVDNWETHYGTDWRLEDAIAQLNVKHATQVVLNFFVGPDDRDSNAHIIHFDQQSSLGLLSRDYYACTGPYTEVCRAYEQFMIDLVKLIRSDRGLAVNESSIKEEVARAIELEKDIANATDTLEERNNPVLLYNKMKLSDLNTNFTLEVESQVFDWSYFTAKIMETVNISVPESENIVNYAPNYFRRLQPVLALYSKRDLQNYMVWRFVMNMVVDLSAAYRDTKKAFRKALSGTTSESSVWRQCALYVNNNMDSAVGRLYVEEAFSPESKHLMEEMIIDIRNVFLSNLDELTWMDAETKTAAKEKARAIRERIGYSDNIMTDQHLDNEYKDLHYSAEEHFENILKNQQHFQKKRLRKLRVKVNKEEWVSGAAVVNAFYSSSKNQIVFPAGILQPPIFSKGQSKSLNYGAIGMVIGHEITHGFDDNGRNFDKDGDLKDWWTPGSTRKFLDLSKCMVEQYGNFSWDLANGLHINGNNTLGENIADNGGIQQAYKAYQNYVVRHGEEPSLPGIDLSNDQLFFLNFAQVWCGTHRPEQAVNSLKVNVHSPGKFRVLGSLQNCPEFAKAFSCRKKSYMVPDKICHVW